The Aedes albopictus strain Foshan chromosome 2, AalbF5, whole genome shotgun sequence region accagtagtgaaattacaattaaaaacaatttatttacggtacattttattgtttgaaaccattcatgtaccatacaatgtacggtatatttaaacccacgtatcagtattttgaacaattcattaacaataaaatgtatggttttgcaaaaaaatatatatggagaaaaatatttttttatattgttacgatacttaacaacctgtataatatattgtaaaaatcttatttacaattcacgatatggtgtcctacattacatcttattgtttttgtatttttatttttacagtggtgtctattgtaaaaatatggttctaaatagtactgttacaatataacgttcggtttttctactgtattttttattcgggcacaCAAGGACCATTCCAGTGTATCCCTAGCCACATCATCGGTGAACATCTAGCTAAGACGGTATAAAAATCCAACGTTCCAAGACGTAAGGACAGGAGTTGATACTTGTTCTCATTCTGCGAATAGAGTGACGTGACGCAACTCGACCcgaatatcgaggtgagaaatctcgaactcgaatgaggtgactttcCATATTTGATTTGCATGGCGAGACAACTTATTCGAGTCGTGAAATCTCACCTCGATAAGATAAGCAAGAAAGCAGATTGCGCGCCTCCGTATGCAGGAAGGTTCATCGCTTCATGGACATCTGCTGCATCTCGAGGACCTGATTCAGTAGCTTCGTGTGGCTGACTCCTAGCTTGAGGAGAGTGAAGTCCGTTCAGCACTACGACGAATCATTTGACCCGTTGATGACTGATGAAAACTCGGCTACTCAGTGAAGAATCAAATAGGATGGACAGGATATACAGCTTTGAAGAAAAGCCGGCGGTGTTCATCGGATAGAAAAAGCAAGCGAAGGAAAAAATCACCGAGAAGTGTCACGCCTGCAGCAAGAAGGACCACATGAAACGCGACTGCAGGATGAACAAAGGTGATGTAAATCTGGTAAATCGGTTTCAAGTCGGTGGTGTTCATGGCAGATAGCTGATCAGCTTAACAAGATCACGGTAGAAAGCGAGGTAGAAAGCTGGATTTTCTACTGGATTCGGTTGCTAGCGAGCATCCAATCCAGTAAATTCGTAGAAACACTTTTCATCGTAGCTGGATAGTTCGAGAAGATGTTGCAGCTGGTGTGAAGTGCAAAACACAGAAACTGTACTTTTGCGAAGTTTGTGTCCTCAGTAAGCATTGCAGATATCCTTTCAACTACTCGTGGAAAAGAGGATAAATGCCACTTCAACGGGTCCATTCGAACGTGTGCGGACCAATCGAACCTGCTGTAAACCTGATCATTAAAAAGTCTGAAGGTTTTCAAATTCCAAGAGTTTGAAGCGATGGCAACAGCAGCACATGGTGTAGCAATCACCAAATTAACGGTTGATCAGGCAAGCGAATACTGTTCTGGCAGTCAACGCGAATTCTATGCAGCCAAAGGAATACGGATCGTGCAAACGGTTGTTCATTCTCCGCAATGAAATGGAGTAGCGGAGCGGTTTAATCGGACATTGGTGGATGAGGTACGTACAATGCTAATCGATTCGAATGTTCCAAAGTCACTCGGgcgaccagatgttcgccatcctccaggtgttgcagaaataccgcgaatacaacgtgcccacacatcacttgttcatcgatttcaaatcggcgtatgatacaatcgatcgagaacacctatggtagattatgcacgaatacggattcccggataaactgacacgtttgatcaaggcgacgatggatcgagtgatgtgcgtagttcgagtatcagggacactcccgagtcccttcgaatctcgcagagggttacggcaaggtgatggtctttcgtgcttgctgttcaacattgctttagagggtgtaattaggagagcggggataagcacgagtgaaacgattttcacgaagtccgttcagctgcttggtttcgctgatgatattgatattattgcttttaaatttgagacgatggcggaaacgtacatccaactaaagagtgaagccagacaaatcggattagtcattaatgtgtcgaagacaaagtacatgatggcaaagggatcCAGGGAGGACTCAGCGCGCCCGCCATTCCGAAtttaccgccgacaacgacaccagcagagaaattcagaggcgcattgtggcaggaaatcgtgcttattctacaaaacgctgattagaccggttgtcctctgtgggcacgaaacgtggaccctacgtgcagagcaccaacgcgcccttggagttttcgaacggaaggtgttgcgtaccatctacggcggagtacagatggaagacgggacttggagaaggcgaatgaaccacgagctgcatcagctgctgagagaaccaaccatcgtccacaccgcgaaaatcgggaggctacggtgggcgggtcacgtcatcaggatgtcggatagcaacccgactaaaacggttctcgagagtcatccaaccggtacaagaagacgtggttcgcagcgagctaggtgggtagaccaagtggaggacgatctgcggaccctacgcagagtgcggaactggagacaaacagccatggaccgagtggaatggagacggctactatgtacagcagaggccaccccggccttagcctgatcggtaaggtaaggcggcataaaatttaaaaGAGTGTCTGATCCCGTGGAGGACGGGGGGACTCAAcccaacttgttgcccttttttgtaaatgagacacacgataccttccatccattcttctggtaatacttcctcctcccaaatcttggtaatgacccagtgtagtgctctcaccagtgcttctccaccgtattttagaagctcgctgggtagttgatctgctccagcgactttgttgtttttcaaccgcccaacctcttcctcaatctaTTGGAGGTTAGAGGTTGGAATTCTTTGTTCATGGATGGTCATCCAAATAATCCGCAACCGTATTTCAATCGATTAATAAATGTATGTATTACTCAATAACCTTCTACACTTACCGTCAAATGTCAGCATTCCGCCATCGCTCCACCATCCATGTCTTCATCGATAACGAACTGCGCCTCTTCTTCATCGTCCATCTCATCCTCCAAGTGTTCTTCTTCATCCTCTATCAAGTGTTCCTCTTCACCCATTTCGCCTTCGATCTCTTGCGACTCTCCCGACTGTTTAACGTTCCTCACCTGCCCCAACAGAGTGGAACGTTGTTTCAACAAACCACACTTCGCCTCATGCTTTCTCCTCTGAACCAACGTCGAACACTCCCTGCCACACATCCGGCAGCGTGGTGGCCCACTACGCCTGCTAGCCCTCAACTGTCCCACCAGCATGCCACTCGCTGGTTTCACCCTGGCGTTCGTCTTCTCGCCGTGCTCGGACAACATGTGCCGATTGTAGTTGACGTGGAATTTGAAATCTTTGCCACAGCACACGTAATCCTCGCGATAGGTTATACAGCCGTGACTGTCGAATGACTGGGAATTGTCGAAGGCCAGCAAACAGATCGGACACTCCAGTGCCGCTGGGTTCGCATGGTGGCTCTTGTGTTCGGCAAGTGCCTTTGCATTGCTGAACGTTCGCACGCAAATATCACAGACGAAGTAGGATTGGATCTGAAAAGTAGGGAACAGAGAAAGAAATGAACGATAAATTACGCATAAATTACTTCAAGCAAGGTATCGAAAAGCTGGCGCCAGAGGCACGCTACATGCATCTGTAGTaatgattgcgttgttgacaagcacacatgatgGAGGCATGGCAAGCGAGTTTGCCCCTTCATTTTTACAAAAAGCGACAAACACTTGGCTCACAAGTTAGTTAGATAAATGTTGTAACACTGTCGGCATGAATTAATAAAGAATTCCGAACAACTTGCGTATTCCGAACAAACTTACATTATGAACTCGTTCCATGTGCATCCGCAGTTTGTCCTTCCGGCCGTAGGTCGCCGAACAGTGCCCGCAATTGAACCGCACCAACTTGTGCACCGTGGTGATATGTCGCCTCAGATGCTGCAGCGTTTTGAATGCGAACTCGCACGCATCACATTTGAAGTTGCGTTCCTCCACATGGCTCTCCAGATGTTGATTGAGTAACTTCCGATTCTTAAACACTGATCCGCACTTTTGGCACTCCCATTGCTCGCCGGTGGTGTGAATCGATCGAACATGGTTCCCGAGCTCGGTTTTCGAATAGAAGGATGACGAACAGTACGAGCAGGGGAATCGGGGCGTTCCCGCATGACGCAACAAATGCACCTCCAGGGAAAATTTGTGCTTGAGTGATGCTCCACAAATGTCGCAAACATGCTGTTTGTGAGATCCTTCTTTCAGGTGGATTTGGTAGTCTTCTTCGGAGGAAAATACTTTCAAACAAGAATGATGACGACATTGTATTCCTTCCAGGTGGTCGTTCTCTTCATGTCGCTTCTCATGCAAAACCATTGCGTCTTTAACCGTTGTTTTGTATTTACATTTACCACATTTCAATGTTTCTTTTCGCTCAACTTGCTCAACCTTCTTTGCTGGTTCTCGAGTAACTTCCTGTTTCTGCTCTCTATGAATGTCTTCCATTTCTTGCTCGATCGTATCCATTACAGCTTCTTCATATTTCTCCGAGAAGTCATCAATATGCTCAG contains the following coding sequences:
- the LOC109426817 gene encoding PR domain zinc finger protein 5, whose translation is MVTFNLSTFPEVCRLCLQSKHPDELVSVDTVRPLFDRKLADLLEELTFPVPTKVVPYFPTEVCSMCLEVVDFFFKYKQKMNFIHRFLVAFAEVKLGSDVSLVKLFNDHNDYFSILFKDLDLCNKDELLVEDMLGEYSQYKIASMPIVKQEAEPEPDHVPDEDLTQDDEMLEFQIEVLEEHDEKANEVFSAERFLEELGEVKQNAAGHKMVEIKAEPVLLMGSEVSGEIEEATCSDSEHIDDFSEKYEEAVMDTIEQEMEDIHREQKQEVTREPAKKVEQVERKETLKCGKCKYKTTVKDAMVLHEKRHEENDHLEGIQCRHHSCLKVFSSEEDYQIHLKEGSHKQHVCDICGASLKHKFSLEVHLLRHAGTPRFPCSYCSSSFYSKTELGNHVRSIHTTGEQWECQKCGSVFKNRKLLNQHLESHVEERNFKCDACEFAFKTLQHLRRHITTVHKLVRFNCGHCSATYGRKDKLRMHMERVHNIQSYFVCDICVRTFSNAKALAEHKSHHANPAALECPICLLAFDNSQSFDSHGCITYREDYVCCGKDFKFHVNYNRHMLSEHGEKTNARVKPASGMLVGQLRASRRSGPPRCRMCGRECSTLVQRRKHEAKCGLLKQRSTLLGQVRNVKQSGESQEIEGEMGEEEHLIEDEEEHLEDEMDDEEEAQFVIDEDMDGGAMAEC